One genomic window of Cupriavidus sp. P-10 includes the following:
- a CDS encoding D-amino acid dehydrogenase, with product MHVCVLGGGVVGVTTAYFLAREGHRVTVVEQHPEAGVETSFANGGQLSYSYVAPLAGPSALHHLPAWLLSKTAPLIFRPSLSLSQWTWCMQFLRHCTTDRSRQTTVEMLLLGAYSKAVMNDVMQDEGIDFDHSKSGKLVVYRDPVEFEGAKRQMDFQAKFGAEQSALDAKACVLAEPALSAVGERLAGGILTPSEDAGDCYLFTRELGRVAKEKYDVKFLFNNRVHGLVREHGKVVAVRIDSGELIADSYVLALGNGSSELAADVGIRLPMYPLKGYSLTVPVGPTHRAPSMSVTDLHHKIVYAKLGQHLRVAGMVDMTPPGSKVDAARIELLRLQAAATMPNAGDFPDAQVWTGARPATPDSKPLLGKTNVSNLLLNTGHGALGFTLACASAKLVADTLCGRSSALDLAPYQLAGRNVRRDYRKLGSPIHRPRCGSIPR from the coding sequence ATGCATGTATGTGTGCTTGGCGGCGGCGTCGTCGGCGTGACCACCGCTTACTTCTTGGCTCGTGAAGGTCACCGCGTCACAGTCGTCGAACAACACCCGGAAGCCGGCGTCGAGACGAGTTTTGCAAACGGTGGCCAGCTCAGCTACAGCTACGTCGCACCACTCGCCGGCCCGTCGGCTCTGCATCATTTGCCCGCCTGGCTTCTCAGCAAAACGGCACCCCTGATCTTCCGACCCAGTCTGAGTCTTTCGCAGTGGACTTGGTGCATGCAGTTCCTGCGCCATTGCACGACTGACCGCAGTCGGCAGACAACCGTAGAGATGCTCCTGCTTGGCGCCTACAGCAAAGCGGTGATGAATGATGTCATGCAAGATGAAGGCATCGATTTTGACCATAGCAAAAGTGGCAAGCTGGTGGTGTATCGTGATCCTGTCGAGTTCGAAGGTGCGAAGCGGCAGATGGACTTCCAGGCGAAGTTCGGCGCCGAACAGAGTGCGCTGGACGCGAAGGCTTGCGTGCTGGCGGAGCCTGCGCTTTCCGCAGTCGGTGAAAGGTTGGCTGGTGGCATCCTGACCCCCTCCGAAGACGCTGGGGACTGCTATCTCTTTACGCGGGAACTGGGCCGTGTCGCCAAAGAAAAATATGACGTCAAGTTCCTGTTCAACAATCGCGTCCATGGGCTGGTCCGCGAACATGGCAAAGTGGTGGCGGTGCGCATCGACTCTGGCGAACTAATTGCGGATTCCTACGTCCTGGCCCTCGGCAATGGCAGTTCGGAGCTTGCAGCCGACGTTGGCATCCGACTGCCGATGTATCCACTAAAGGGATATAGCCTGACGGTTCCGGTAGGTCCGACACATCGGGCACCTTCGATGAGCGTGACCGACCTCCATCACAAGATCGTCTATGCCAAACTCGGGCAGCACCTGCGAGTTGCCGGGATGGTCGACATGACGCCCCCCGGCTCGAAGGTTGATGCGGCCCGGATCGAGCTCCTGAGGTTGCAAGCCGCGGCCACGATGCCGAATGCTGGGGATTTTCCCGACGCACAGGTCTGGACCGGCGCCCGTCCGGCCACTCCGGACAGCAAGCCTCTCCTTGGCAAGACCAACGTTTCGAACCTTTTGCTGAACACTGGCCATGGGGCGCTTGGCTTCACCCTCGCCTGCGCCAGTGCCAAGCTCGTTGCGGATACGTTGTGCGGCCGTTCCTCCGCGCTCGATCTGGCGCCATATCAGCTCGCAGGTCGGAACGTGCGCCGCGACTACCGGAAACTTGGCTCGCCTATTCATCGACCACGTTGTGGAAGCATTCCGCGCTGA
- a CDS encoding LysR family transcriptional regulator codes for MRLRHIEVFHAVMQAGSLSSAAELLNISQPAASKMLAQAEQSLGISLFKRLPGGLKPTPEATVLFQETKHLHSSLERVRQLARNLTAHPGGILRIGCIPSLGLSLVPQAVAQFIRQCPDVSINIRTENNEVLSALLLAREIDIGIAFEPSAPPGITVEELGRARAVFFGPESIRRGRSVVHLDELERSEWIRLDSADPLGSRIAEVLPAINDGSATIEVKTYYLARALVERGVGFAIIDEYTAQSTSEELTFVEPPLSVGVCIMTAASNVGTHALKVFIEQVTKRLSGK; via the coding sequence ATGCGGCTACGTCATATCGAGGTTTTCCACGCAGTCATGCAGGCAGGCTCGTTGTCGAGCGCCGCTGAATTGCTGAACATTTCGCAGCCTGCGGCGAGCAAGATGCTTGCGCAGGCGGAGCAGAGCCTCGGGATTTCGCTGTTCAAGCGCTTGCCCGGGGGGCTCAAGCCAACGCCTGAAGCAACGGTCCTGTTTCAGGAGACAAAACATCTCCATTCGAGTCTGGAGCGCGTCCGGCAACTCGCGCGCAACCTCACTGCGCACCCAGGGGGAATACTGAGGATTGGATGCATTCCCAGTCTAGGACTCAGTCTGGTTCCTCAAGCGGTAGCACAGTTCATTCGCCAGTGTCCGGATGTCTCGATCAACATTCGTACCGAGAACAACGAGGTACTTTCGGCGCTACTGTTGGCGCGAGAGATTGACATTGGCATCGCTTTCGAACCGTCAGCGCCGCCGGGGATCACTGTCGAGGAATTGGGGCGAGCCCGCGCCGTTTTCTTTGGCCCGGAAAGTATTCGCCGCGGACGCAGCGTGGTTCATCTCGATGAGTTGGAACGTTCCGAGTGGATTCGCCTTGATTCTGCCGACCCCCTTGGTTCGCGCATCGCGGAGGTGCTTCCCGCCATAAACGATGGCAGTGCGACAATTGAGGTCAAGACCTACTACCTCGCACGAGCACTTGTAGAGCGGGGCGTGGGTTTCGCGATAATTGACGAGTACACCGCTCAGTCCACTAGTGAGGAGTTGACGTTTGTCGAGCCTCCGTTGTCGGTGGGTGTATGCATCATGACTGCGGCCAGCAACGTAGGAACACACGCCTTGAAGGTCTTTATCGAACAAGTTACGAAGCGTCTAAGCGGAAAGTAA
- a CDS encoding helix-turn-helix domain-containing protein, producing the protein MNEVELLVATIKRQLKAQGLTYRDVAKELALSEASVKRLFASERLNLDRLAQLAALLGFTLAELTQEAAAALPVLRGLTREQEAQLVLDRKLLLVAVCALNHWSADEIVVAYRITRAECVKRLLVLDRMGLITLLPGDRIRLRVMRDFDWLPDGPIRDFFREEGLNDFLDSPFNAPGQTMEFAHAMLTGPALEQLRLELQRLRARVALLHDESASAPLAQRRGIGMLLATREWEPSGFASLRQRPR; encoded by the coding sequence ATGAACGAAGTTGAACTACTCGTCGCCACAATCAAGCGCCAGCTCAAGGCGCAGGGGCTGACCTATCGCGATGTCGCGAAAGAACTCGCCCTATCCGAAGCCAGCGTCAAGCGGCTGTTCGCCAGTGAACGGCTGAACCTGGACCGATTAGCCCAGCTCGCCGCGCTCCTCGGCTTTACGTTGGCCGAACTCACTCAGGAGGCCGCCGCCGCTCTGCCGGTATTGCGGGGGCTTACCCGGGAACAGGAGGCGCAACTGGTGTTAGACCGCAAGCTGCTGCTGGTTGCAGTCTGCGCGTTAAACCACTGGTCGGCGGATGAGATCGTGGTTGCTTACCGGATTACCCGCGCGGAGTGTGTGAAGCGGCTTCTTGTGCTTGACCGAATGGGTCTGATTACCCTCCTGCCCGGCGACCGGATCCGTCTGCGCGTCATGCGCGATTTTGACTGGCTGCCTGATGGCCCGATTCGTGATTTTTTCAGGGAGGAGGGGCTGAACGACTTTCTCGACAGCCCCTTTAATGCGCCGGGCCAGACCATGGAGTTTGCACACGCCATGTTGACCGGCCCGGCGCTTGAGCAACTGCGGTTGGAGCTGCAACGGCTTCGGGCCCGTGTTGCTCTGTTGCATGATGAGTCCGCGTCTGCGCCTCTGGCGCAGCGTCGTGGGATCGGCATGCTTCTGGCCACACGGGAGTGGGAGCCAAGCGGATTTGCGAGCTTGCGCCAACGGCCTCGGTAA
- a CDS encoding ornithine cyclodeaminase family protein, with protein MKLITDEQVRSVLTMRESSAVVRDAFIAAAQGRAVTLPRSRTYLYHLTLSVMGGIVAPAGMCGAKVYSTNAGQFDFVVVLFDGKDGRYLGTLQGNALTEFRTAATTRVVIEAQMPKEASTLTIFGAGVQARAHLAALLEFDVFRRVFIVSKGDGEAMAASFSQAHPHVEFQTAEAITAVPEADVVITCTRSPTPLFDGKLLKPHAFVAAIGSSKPQTREIDDSTLQRATRIIVEHKEQARKEAGDLVMAQDGVVDWDRVLEIGEVLPEDAAAHGAAQGIGVYKSVGVGLVDVALSALVYKKLEARAVIDSHT; from the coding sequence ATGAAACTGATCACCGATGAGCAAGTCCGCAGCGTTCTCACCATGCGCGAGAGCAGCGCGGTTGTGCGCGATGCGTTCATCGCGGCAGCACAGGGACGCGCCGTAACCCTTCCCCGCTCGCGTACCTATCTCTACCATCTGACGCTCAGTGTTATGGGCGGCATCGTGGCGCCGGCCGGGATGTGCGGAGCGAAGGTCTATTCCACTAACGCTGGGCAATTCGACTTCGTTGTCGTGCTCTTCGATGGCAAGGACGGCCGCTATCTGGGGACTCTCCAGGGTAACGCACTGACGGAGTTCCGTACTGCGGCGACCACGCGTGTCGTCATCGAGGCGCAAATGCCCAAAGAGGCTTCCACGCTGACGATCTTCGGTGCGGGAGTTCAGGCGCGGGCACATCTCGCCGCGTTGCTGGAATTCGATGTGTTCCGCCGCGTTTTCATTGTCAGTAAGGGCGACGGAGAAGCAATGGCGGCCAGTTTCTCGCAAGCGCATCCGCACGTGGAGTTCCAGACTGCTGAGGCAATTACGGCTGTGCCGGAAGCGGATGTAGTGATCACATGCACCCGGAGCCCGACGCCCTTGTTTGATGGCAAGCTCCTCAAGCCGCACGCGTTTGTCGCGGCGATCGGATCGAGCAAGCCACAGACGCGCGAAATTGATGATTCCACGCTGCAGCGCGCAACCCGAATTATCGTCGAGCACAAGGAGCAGGCGCGCAAGGAGGCTGGCGACCTGGTGATGGCGCAGGATGGCGTCGTCGACTGGGATCGCGTTCTGGAGATCGGGGAGGTGTTGCCTGAAGACGCTGCCGCTCACGGCGCAGCTCAAGGCATCGGTGTCTACAAGTCGGTTGGCGTGGGGCTTGTCGACGTTGCTCTTTCGGCTCTCGTCTACAAGAAGCTCGAAGCCCGTGCAGTCATAGATTCGCACACCTGA
- a CDS encoding DUF2188 domain-containing protein: MNVATVQVIPADEGQWKVEGDESEDRTTYSTRAEAIAAGVHMALENEAVLLILSRTRERRELDFKDCGIASQH; this comes from the coding sequence ATGAATGTTGCGACTGTTCAAGTAATTCCGGCGGATGAGGGGCAGTGGAAGGTCGAAGGCGACGAAAGCGAAGACCGGACGACATATTCCACTCGCGCCGAAGCCATCGCCGCTGGCGTTCATATGGCCCTCGAGAACGAGGCTGTACTCTTAATTCTGAGCCGCACACGCGAGCGAAGGGAGCTTGATTTCAAGGATTGCGGCATCGCATCTCAGCACTAA
- a CDS encoding Bug family tripartite tricarboxylate transporter substrate binding protein, which produces MSHSLLRKIFVASAFAMSIGAAHAGYPDRPIRVIVPSAAGGAPDIVVRIFSNEIGKKLGQSLVVDNRPGAAGNIGMQAIMTAQPDGYTIGYGNNATLTTNEFLFTKLPYDPNKLEPVVLLTRTASVLVVNNDLPVKNVQELVQYCKQHGDKVSFGSAGIGTSAHIGAELFKTMTGIKAVHVPYKGAPQAQNDLMAGNVQFMFDNFGPIGPNVKAGKVRALAVTSKARTPLFPDLPTMDEAGVKGFEMSAWGAIIAPPGTPAEIVTKLNKAFNEVMQDKNVQAQLQKLGSLPVGGTPADARKHIKAERAKWGEVVRKSGAKVE; this is translated from the coding sequence ATGAGCCACTCCTTGCTTCGCAAAATCTTCGTTGCCTCCGCCTTCGCCATGTCTATCGGTGCCGCCCATGCGGGCTATCCCGATCGGCCCATCCGCGTCATCGTGCCCTCCGCCGCCGGCGGAGCCCCGGACATCGTTGTACGGATTTTTAGCAACGAGATCGGCAAGAAGCTCGGTCAATCGCTCGTGGTCGACAATCGGCCCGGCGCCGCCGGCAACATCGGCATGCAGGCCATCATGACTGCGCAGCCTGATGGTTACACGATCGGCTATGGCAACAACGCTACGTTGACGACGAACGAATTCTTGTTCACGAAGCTGCCGTATGACCCCAACAAGTTAGAGCCGGTTGTCCTTCTGACCAGGACCGCGAGCGTGCTGGTCGTGAACAACGATCTGCCGGTGAAAAACGTGCAGGAACTCGTCCAGTACTGCAAGCAACACGGCGACAAGGTTTCCTTCGGCTCGGCAGGTATCGGCACCTCGGCACACATTGGTGCCGAGCTCTTCAAGACCATGACTGGTATCAAGGCAGTGCATGTACCGTACAAAGGGGCTCCTCAAGCTCAGAATGACCTGATGGCTGGCAATGTCCAGTTCATGTTCGACAACTTCGGCCCCATCGGGCCAAATGTGAAGGCAGGTAAGGTCCGCGCATTGGCAGTCACGTCCAAAGCGCGAACGCCACTCTTCCCTGATCTCCCGACGATGGATGAGGCAGGCGTCAAGGGCTTCGAAATGAGTGCCTGGGGTGCCATCATCGCTCCTCCCGGCACACCGGCGGAGATCGTCACGAAGCTCAACAAGGCATTCAATGAGGTCATGCAGGACAAGAACGTCCAGGCCCAGCTTCAGAAGCTGGGCTCCCTGCCTGTGGGTGGCACCCCGGCCGATGCCCGGAAGCATATCAAGGCCGAACGTGCGAAATGGGGTGAAGTAGTACGCAAGAGCGGTGCAAAGGTCGAATGA
- a CDS encoding M81 family metallopeptidase, which produces MRVFSAGIGTETNTFSPLPTGLDAFKEGGYFPAGTHPEQSTRYAAPLIIARERARTEGWTVIEGLYAQAQPAGLVTRAAYEALRDELLDDLKKALPVDVVLLGLHGAMVTDGYDDCEGDLIARVRGLVGPEAIIGCELDPHAHLSEEMVSKANVLIAYKEYPHTDIRERAVELVDLCARTYAGEIRPVAAVVDTNMVVPIHTSRNPGRSFVDKLSALEGKNGVLTISAIQGFATGDVPAMGTKVLVYTDGDPAGGHALAQSLADELVTLREQLRPNYLTIDEALDGALKEGPTPAILADRSDNPGSGAAGDSTFILERLIERGITDVAVGPLWDPIAVQMAFAAGGGSRVGIRIGGKISAVSGDPLDVTCHVKALRRGHVMTGLTGDPLSVGDAALVEFDGIECVLISNRCQALNVDVFTGLGCDIAKKKIVVVKSAQHFYASYSKVSQRVLYVGAPGSATPCYDLLTYRKAKLPKWPITLS; this is translated from the coding sequence ATGCGTGTATTTAGCGCCGGCATTGGCACCGAAACCAACACTTTTTCTCCATTGCCTACGGGACTCGACGCCTTCAAGGAGGGTGGGTATTTCCCGGCCGGCACGCATCCAGAGCAGTCGACGCGCTACGCTGCGCCTCTCATCATCGCGCGGGAGCGCGCGCGTACCGAAGGTTGGACGGTGATCGAGGGGCTGTATGCGCAGGCGCAGCCGGCTGGGCTAGTGACGCGCGCTGCATACGAGGCCCTTCGAGACGAACTGCTCGACGACCTGAAGAAAGCACTGCCGGTCGACGTGGTCCTCCTCGGTCTTCATGGCGCAATGGTTACCGACGGTTACGACGACTGCGAAGGCGACCTGATTGCCCGCGTCCGCGGCTTGGTTGGACCAGAGGCAATTATTGGCTGTGAGTTGGATCCGCATGCGCACCTCAGCGAAGAGATGGTCTCCAAGGCGAATGTCCTGATCGCGTACAAGGAATATCCGCATACGGATATTAGGGAGCGTGCCGTCGAACTTGTTGATCTGTGTGCTCGCACGTACGCAGGCGAGATCCGCCCCGTAGCGGCAGTAGTCGACACCAACATGGTCGTGCCGATTCACACCTCCCGGAATCCGGGTAGATCGTTCGTCGACAAGCTCTCCGCTCTGGAAGGCAAGAATGGCGTGCTGACCATTTCGGCGATCCAGGGTTTCGCGACGGGCGACGTGCCGGCCATGGGGACAAAGGTTCTTGTCTACACCGATGGGGACCCCGCAGGGGGACACGCACTTGCGCAAAGCCTGGCGGACGAGCTCGTCACGCTGCGAGAACAACTTCGGCCGAATTACCTGACGATCGATGAAGCGCTCGACGGCGCGCTGAAGGAAGGACCGACGCCGGCCATCCTTGCGGACCGGTCCGACAATCCAGGTAGCGGCGCGGCTGGCGATTCGACCTTCATTCTCGAGCGGCTCATCGAGCGTGGTATTACCGACGTTGCCGTGGGCCCGCTCTGGGATCCCATTGCTGTACAGATGGCGTTCGCCGCGGGGGGAGGTTCGCGCGTCGGTATTCGGATCGGCGGGAAGATCAGTGCCGTATCCGGAGATCCGCTGGATGTCACGTGCCACGTCAAGGCGCTGCGTCGTGGCCACGTCATGACCGGACTAACCGGCGATCCGCTATCCGTGGGGGACGCGGCACTGGTTGAATTCGATGGCATCGAGTGTGTGTTGATCTCGAACCGATGCCAGGCACTAAACGTGGATGTCTTCACTGGTCTTGGTTGCGACATCGCCAAGAAGAAGATCGTTGTCGTCAAATCGGCGCAGCACTTCTATGCCTCGTATTCGAAGGTCTCTCAACGTGTTCTCTACGTCGGTGCTCCGGGTTCGGCCACGCCGTGTTACGACTTGCTGACCTATAGGAAGGCTAAGCTGCCCAAATGGCCGATCACGTTGAGCTGA
- a CDS encoding YebB family permuted papain-like enzyme: protein MQIDTNVLDLATTLQVGDVVFIRVRARPFREVATATASWTNHVGIVVANSGTETSIAESTFPLSRTTSLKRFAARSEHGRIAIARPRQPLTALQQVRLSEAVRHRMGIWYDTGFNLHSRRQFCSRFVREVLAESADIRVGELETFKELLARQPDAALGFWRLWYFGRIPWERETVTPASLLRSPALELLFDGIVQPAHAAANRSGGAQA from the coding sequence ATGCAGATCGATACCAACGTTCTGGACCTTGCCACGACGCTGCAGGTTGGCGATGTTGTCTTTATCCGCGTTCGAGCCCGCCCCTTTCGTGAAGTTGCCACCGCCACGGCCTCTTGGACAAATCACGTCGGCATCGTAGTTGCCAACTCGGGAACCGAAACGTCGATAGCGGAAAGCACGTTCCCGCTCAGTCGAACCACCTCCCTCAAACGCTTTGCTGCGCGCTCCGAACATGGGCGAATTGCCATCGCCCGGCCGCGGCAGCCGCTGACGGCCTTGCAGCAAGTCCGACTGTCTGAGGCCGTGCGCCACCGCATGGGCATCTGGTACGACACTGGCTTCAACCTTCACTCGCGACGCCAGTTCTGCTCTCGTTTCGTGCGAGAAGTGCTGGCGGAGTCAGCCGATATCCGTGTCGGCGAACTGGAGACATTCAAGGAACTGCTGGCGCGTCAGCCTGACGCCGCGCTTGGTTTCTGGCGGTTGTGGTACTTCGGCCGGATTCCATGGGAACGGGAGACGGTCACACCTGCCAGCCTCCTTCGCAGCCCCGCACTGGAACTGCTTTTCGATGGAATCGTCCAGCCAGCGCACGCCGCCGCCAACCGGTCCGGAGGAGCACAAGCATGA